The proteins below come from a single Benincasa hispida cultivar B227 chromosome 4, ASM972705v1, whole genome shotgun sequence genomic window:
- the LOC120075225 gene encoding uncharacterized protein LOC120075225, giving the protein MDSGESNLPLLLQHSYCRSKSLTSDDLRNFRISLKWCALDHSSAAGKFFSYFTFTFLTFVVPGVAILAVRDPADDPISFNKLVQVPESGLAAVGFLSLCRFFRRYGLRQLLFLEGLQEDSVYVQKGYARELEKWFRCVAYILFPSFFVELAHKIIFFSTVKISFPMNKAGFPVNSILFIFVLGSWMYRTGVFLLVCVLFRLTCELQILRLQGVHKLFETSSGSGSDVVVIFNEHLRIRKQLSVTSHRYRFFIIVCLLVITVSQFVALLLVLASKTDKNFFNSGDVVVCSAVQLCGFFLCLFGAARITHRAQGIASVATRWHMLVTSAATGSNPTKSLPLPPSVDDKKDNNNNSNSDDDNDTDSDSSSDVLISVNTQEPSSFQIRQALVSYLQHNNGGITLFGYALDRGLLHTLFAFEFSLVMWILSKVVVLS; this is encoded by the exons ATGGACTCTGGCGAATCAAACCTCCCTCTCCTCCTCCAACACTCATACTGCAGATCCAAATCCCTAACCTCCGATGATCTTCGCAACTTCCGAATCAGCCTCAAATGGTGCGCTCTCGACCACTCCTCCGCCGCCGGAAAGTTCTTCTCCTACTTCACCTTCACTTTCCTGACCTTCGTCGTCCCTGGCGTGGCGATCCTCGCCGTCCGAGATCCGGCCGACGATCCGATCTCGTTCAATAAACTGGTTCAGGTTCCGGAATCCGGACTGGCGGCGGTCGGATTCTTGAGCCTGTGCCGATTCTTCCGGCGGTACGGACTCCGGCAGCTTCTGTTCTTGGAGGGATTGCAAGAAGATTCAGTGTATGTGCAGAAAGGTTATGCGCGTGAACTGGAGAAGTGGTTCCGTTGCGTTGCGTACATTCTTTTTCCGTCGTTCTTCGTTGAGTTGGCCCACAAGATCATATTCTTCTCCACCGTCAAGATTTCATTTCC GATGAACAAGGCAGGGTTTCCAGTGAACTCGATTTTATTCATATTCGTGTTGGGATCGTGGATGTACCGAACTGGGGTGTTTTTGCTCGTTTGTGTATTGTTCCGGCTCACATGCGAGTTGCAAATTCTTAGGCTACAAGGGGTTCACAAGCTGTTCGAAACGAGCAGCGGTTCGGGATCGGATGTGGTGGTGATCTTCAACGAACATTTGAGGATCAGAAAACAGTTATCGGTTACGAGCCATCGGTACCGATTCTTCATAATTGTGTGCCTGCTCGTTATTACAGTTAGCCAGTTTGTTGCATTGCTCTTGGTTTTAGCCTCTAAAACTGACAAAAATTTCTTCAATTCTGGCGACGTTGTG gTTTGCTCGGCAGTTCAATTATGCGGATTCTTCTTGTGCCTATTTGGAGCTGCAAGAATTACTCACAGAGCACAAGGAATCGCTTCGGTTGCAACCCGATGGCACATGCTAGTCACCTCCGCTGCCACTGGATCCAACCCGACCAAATCTCTGCCATTGCCACCATCCGTCGACGATAAAAAAGACAACAATAATAACAGTAACAGTGACGACGACAACGACACCGATTCAGATTCATCATCGGATGTTTTGATTTCAGTGAACACACAAGAACCTTCTTCCTTCCAAATCAGACAGGCTTTAG TGTCATATTTGCAACACAACAATGGAGGAATTACACTGTTTGGATATGCATTAGATCGAGGATTGCTTCATACACTCTTCGCATTCGAATTTTCTCTAGTTATGTGGATTTTGAGTAAGGTTGTCGTATTATCTTAA